The genomic window GGCTCTCCTGGCGCGGCTGCGGGAGGACCCGCCGGCCGACGTCGTCGCGCTGGTCACCCACGGCGACACCATCCGCGCCGCGCAGGCGGTGGCGGCCGGGCTGGGCCCGGCGGAGATGCCGGCGGTGACGCCGCACAACGGCACGGTCACCCCGCTGGAGCTCACCGCGGCGGTCGCCCGGTGAGCAGGGTGCTGGTGCTGGGCGGCTCCCGGTCGGGCAAGTCCGCGCACGCCGAGTCGCTGGTCGCCGGCCGGGCCGACGTCGTCTACCTGGCAACGTCCGCGGCCGCGCCGGGGGACGCCGAGTGGTCCCGCCGCGTCGCCGCCCACCGCGCCCGCCGGCCGGCCGCGTGGACGACGCTCGAGACGACGGCGCCCAGCGAGCTGCTGCGCGGCGGGACCGTGCTCGTCGACAGCGTGACCACCTGGGTCGCCGCGCTCATGGACGAGACCGGCGTGTGGACCGGCGAGCCCGGCTCCTCCGACCGGCTGGCCGGGCGGGTCGACGCGCTGGTCAACGCCTGGGCGA from Geodermatophilus normandii includes these protein-coding regions:
- the cobU gene encoding bifunctional adenosylcobinamide kinase/adenosylcobinamide-phosphate guanylyltransferase — translated: MSRVLVLGGSRSGKSAHAESLVAGRADVVYLATSAAAPGDAEWSRRVAAHRARRPAAWTTLETTAPSELLRGGTVLVDSVTTWVAALMDETGVWTGEPGSSDRLAGRVDALVNAWAMTPAHVVAVSDEVGLGVVPESRSGRLFRDTLGEVNQRLAGTADEVWFVVAGLPQRLR